A portion of the Streptomyces platensis genome contains these proteins:
- a CDS encoding amidohydrolase family protein yields the protein MSDSSSPQPQPGKPVGPGRFARSESGALVLCGARLADGRMVDVRLGGGRIEAVGTAGSLAPQGARVDLAGYLLLPAPAEPHAHCDTALTADSDGPASRSPEDVQRRTTEAALLQLGHGATASRSHVRIGDVQGLRSLEAVLQARRSLRGLADLAAVAVPRVLTGVAGADGLAMLRDAVKMGASVIGGCPDLDPDPAGYVETVLELAGEHGCPVDLHTDGDDPARLARFAAMSGGLRPGVALGPCAGMARMPRSVAARVAEQLAAAGVAVVCLPQGDCTGLERYGSRVSRPAPVRLLRAAGVQVAAGSGALRDVANPVGRGDPLEAAYLLASLGEATPEAAYESVSSAARATLGLPEVRVEAGFPAELLAVRGERIAGVLSLAYSRIVIHRGRVVARTSAVREYCDSAAEVALELPRQSQR from the coding sequence ATGTCCGACAGCAGTTCGCCGCAGCCGCAGCCGGGAAAGCCCGTCGGGCCCGGCCGGTTCGCCAGGTCGGAAAGCGGTGCGCTGGTGTTGTGCGGCGCCCGGCTCGCCGACGGGCGGATGGTGGACGTACGGCTCGGCGGCGGACGCATCGAGGCCGTCGGGACGGCCGGCAGCCTCGCCCCGCAGGGCGCCCGCGTCGACCTCGCCGGCTACCTCCTGCTCCCCGCCCCCGCCGAACCCCACGCGCACTGCGACACCGCCCTGACCGCCGACTCCGACGGCCCCGCCTCCCGTTCGCCCGAGGACGTGCAGCGCCGGACGACCGAGGCCGCGCTGCTCCAGTTGGGGCACGGCGCCACCGCCTCCCGCAGCCACGTCAGGATCGGCGATGTACAGGGGCTGCGCTCACTGGAGGCGGTGCTCCAGGCGCGCCGGTCGCTGCGCGGGCTGGCCGATCTGGCGGCGGTCGCGGTGCCGCGGGTGCTGACCGGGGTGGCCGGGGCGGACGGGCTGGCGATGCTGCGGGACGCGGTGAAGATGGGCGCCTCGGTCATCGGCGGCTGCCCGGACCTCGACCCCGATCCGGCCGGGTACGTCGAGACGGTCCTGGAGCTGGCCGGGGAGCACGGCTGCCCGGTGGATCTGCACACCGACGGGGACGATCCGGCGCGGCTGGCGCGGTTCGCGGCGATGTCGGGCGGGCTGCGGCCGGGCGTCGCGCTCGGCCCGTGTGCCGGGATGGCGCGGATGCCGCGGAGCGTGGCGGCGCGGGTCGCCGAGCAGCTGGCGGCCGCCGGGGTCGCCGTCGTCTGTCTGCCGCAGGGCGACTGCACCGGTCTGGAGCGGTACGGCTCGCGGGTGTCGCGGCCGGCGCCCGTACGGCTGCTGCGGGCGGCCGGTGTCCAGGTGGCGGCGGGCAGCGGGGCGCTGCGGGACGTGGCGAATCCGGTGGGGCGCGGTGACCCGTTGGAGGCGGCTTATCTGCTGGCTTCTCTGGGTGAGGCCACGCCGGAGGCGGCCTACGAGAGCGTGAGTTCGGCCGCGCGGGCGACCCTGGGGCTGCCGGAGGTACGGGTCGAGGCGGGCTTTCCCGCGGAGCTGCTGGCGGTGCGGGGCGAGCGGATCGCCGGGGTGCTCTCGCTCGCGTACAGCCGGATCGTGATCCACCGCGGGCGGGTGGTCGCCCGCACCAGCGCGGTGCGGGAGTACTGCGACTCGGCGGCGGAGGTGGCACTGGAGCTGCCGCGGCAGTCGCAGCGCTGA
- a CDS encoding MaoC family dehydratase N-terminal domain-containing protein, producing the protein MALDQSFVGRTYPPTDPYEVGREKIREFAEAIGDSNPAYTDAEAAKALGYSDVIAPPTFVFAITFKAAGQVIEDPQLGLDYSRVVHGDQKFAYTRPVRSGDRLSVTSTIEAIKTMAGNDIIDIRGEVHDEAGEHVVTAFTKLVARAAKEA; encoded by the coding sequence ATGGCGCTCGACCAGTCTTTTGTCGGACGCACGTACCCGCCCACCGACCCGTACGAGGTCGGCCGGGAAAAGATCCGCGAATTCGCCGAGGCGATCGGCGACTCCAACCCCGCTTACACCGACGCCGAAGCGGCCAAGGCACTCGGGTACTCCGATGTGATCGCACCGCCGACTTTTGTGTTCGCCATCACTTTCAAGGCCGCGGGCCAGGTCATCGAGGACCCGCAACTGGGCCTGGACTACAGCCGGGTGGTGCACGGCGACCAGAAATTCGCCTACACCCGTCCGGTGCGCAGCGGGGACCGGCTTTCCGTCACCTCCACCATCGAGGCCATCAAGACCATGGCGGGCAACGACATCATCGATATCCGCGGCGAGGTGCACGACGAAGCGGGCGAACACGTCGTGACCGCGTTCACCAAGCTGGTGGCCCGTGCCGCGAAGGAGGCCTGA
- the rpmG gene encoding 50S ribosomal protein L33 — protein MAATDVRPKITLACVECKERNYITKKNRRNDPDRLEMKKHCPRCNSHTAHRETR, from the coding sequence GTGGCTGCCACCGACGTCCGCCCGAAGATCACGCTGGCCTGCGTGGAGTGCAAGGAGCGGAACTACATCACCAAGAAGAACCGGCGTAACGACCCGGACCGTCTTGAGATGAAGAAGCACTGCCCCCGTTGCAACTCGCACACCGCGCACCGCGAGACGCGATAA